A genomic stretch from Pseudoliparis swirei isolate HS2019 ecotype Mariana Trench chromosome 18, NWPU_hadal_v1, whole genome shotgun sequence includes:
- the LOC130208734 gene encoding 60S acidic ribosomal protein P0, with protein MPREDKATWKSNYFMKIIQLLDEFPKCFVVGADNVGSKQMQTIRLSLRGKAVVLMGKNTMMRKAIRGHLENNASLEKLLPHIKGNVGFVFTKEDLAEVRDLLLNNKVPASARAGAIAPCDVTVPAQNTGLGPEKTNFFQALGITTKISKGTIEILSDVALIHTGNKVGASEATLLNMLNISPFSYGLNIQQVYDNGSVYSPEVLDITEASLHAKFLEGVRNIASVCLQIGYPTLASVPHSIINGYKRVLAVAVETDYSFPLADKVKAFLADPSAFAAVAAAPVAAAAASTAAAPAAKEEVKEESEASDDDMGFGLFD; from the exons ATGCCCAGGGAAGACAAGGCCACGTGGAAGTCCAACTATTTTATGAAAATAATC CAACTTTTGGACGAATTTCCAAAATGCTTCGTGGTGGGCGCAGACAACGTGGGCTCCAAGCAGATGCAGACCATCCGCCTGTCTCTGCGGGGCAAGGCCGTGGTGCTGATGGGTAAAAACACCATGATGCGAAAAGCCATCCGGGGCCACCTGGAGAACAACGCGTCCCTGGAGAA GCTTCTGCCTCACATTAAAGGAAATGTGGGCTTTGTCTTCACCAAGGAGGATCTGGCTGAGGTCCGGGACTTGCTGCTTAACAACAAG GTGCCTGCGTCGGCCCGTGCTGGAGCCATCGCCCCATGTGATGTGACCGTGCCGGCCCAGAACACTGGTCTGGGTCCCGAGAAGACTAATTTCTTCCAGGCTCTGGGTATCACCACAAAGATCTCAAAGGGAACCATTGAAATCTTG AGTGACGTTGCTCTGATCCATACTGGTAACAAGGTCGGTGCCAGCGAGGCCACGCTCCTCAACATGCTGAACATCTCGCCCTTCTCCTACGGACTCAACATCCAGCAGGTGTATGACAATGGCAGTGTTTACAGTCCGGAGGTGCTCGACATCACAGAGGCTTCTCTGCATGCCAAGTTCCTCGAG GGTGTGAGGAACATCGctagtgtgtgtctgcagatcGGCTACCCCACTCTGGCCTCCGTCCCCCACTCCATCATCAACGGATACAAGAGAGTCCTGGCTGTCGCTGTGGAGACAGATTACTCCTTCCCCCTGGCAGACAAG GTCAAGGCCTTCCTGGCTGACCCGTCTGCTTTTGCTGCCGTGGCAGCAGCACCTGTAGCAGCAGCCGCCGCTTCCACCGCAGCCGCTCCAGCTGccaaggaggaggtgaaggaggagtcTGAGGCCTCAGATGACGACATGGGCTTCGGTCTGTTCGACTAA
- the golga7 gene encoding golgin subfamily A member 7: protein MKPSAMAETHSLQDLRQPAVSSKVFVQRDYGSGTISRFQTKFPSELESRLDKQQFDETIQTLNNLYAEAEKLGGKSYLEGCLACLTAYTIFLCMETHYEKVLKKISRYIKDQNEKIYAPRGLLLTDPIERGLRVVEITIYEDRSIGSGR, encoded by the exons ATGAAGCCGTCCGCCATGGCTGAG ACCCACAGCCTTCAGGACCTGCGGCAGCCGGCCGTCTCCTCCAAGGTGTTCGTGCAGAGGGACTACGGCTCAGGGACCATCTCCAGGTTCCAGACCAAGTTCCCCTCGGAGCTCGAGTCCAGG CTGGATAAGCAGCAGTTTGATGAAACCATCCAGACCCTCAACAACTTGTACGCAGAGGCGGAGAAACTGGGGGGGAAGTCTTATCTGGAGGGCTGCCTGGCTTGTCTCACGGCCTACACCATATTCCTCTGTATGGAAACACACTATGAAAAG GTGTTGAAGAAGATTTCTCGGTACATTAAGGACCAGAACGAGAAGATCTATGCTCCCCGGGGTCTGCTGCTGACCGACCCCATCGAGAGAGGCCTGCGAGTC GTTGAAATTACCATCTATGAAGACAGAAGTATTGGCTCTGGCAGATAA
- the r3hcc1 gene encoding R3H and coiled-coil domain-containing protein 1 isoform X1 has translation MTMVMVMMMMMMMVVTWGEVSNPCTCPQGDPYLSVATLAFPSFDGVYLPKQESVFLHDVKEELELYLQQGSRRSVLLFPPLPARLRYLIHSTAADRPELSTFSVGDGWCRRLVVCHAELRAVEEDVAEGEPPRRTREEAGGGAKSRSRSSLSSRGRKRPDKPLYTPRAARDRLSVQSSPDPPGHRGGSGPASSSCDSRLCPEATEEPSSPPEEPSSLPEEPSSPPEEPSPLPEEPSSPPTVVPEQLLGEADSSALFPPPENPAEPVDWQQTASCFKDMTLEEEDEDVCTDTDDVTEEIRARLKEPAAVSIRLVHNDFSAYESAHAGLEELCHVVEIYDFPPCFKTEDLVDAFTDYSDGGMKIEWVDDTHALGVFSTGAAAVQALAICHPMLKARALHEASKKSKGRANRRAEFIQPVKERPRTDSAVARRMVTRALGMQGRGRRGQHY, from the exons ATgacgatggtgatggtgatgatgatgatgatgatgatggtggtcacGTGGGGGGAGGTCAGTAACCCGTGCACTTGTCCGCAGGGGGACCCGTACCTCTCTGTGGCCACCCTGGCGTTCCCGTCTTTCGATGGCGTTTACCTCCCGAAGCAGGAGAGCGTGTTCCTGCATGACGTcaaggaggagctggagctctACCTGCAGCAGGGCAGCCGCCGCAG CGTGCTCCTGTTCCCCCCTCTGCCGGCCAGACTGCGGTACCTGATCCACTCCACCGCGGCGGACCGGCCGGAGCTCTCCACCTTCTCCGTGGGGGACGGCTGGTGCCGCCGGCTGGTGGTCTGCCACGCAGAGCTACG GGCTGTGGAAGAGGACGTCGCTGAGGGGGAACCGCCCCGAAGAACCAGGGAGGAGGCGGGCGGCGGCGCcaagtccaggtccaggtcttcTCTCTCGTCTCGAGGCCGGAAGAGGCCGGACAAACCGCTCTACACGCCGCGCGCCGCTCGGGACCGACTCTCCGTCCAGAGCTCTCCGGACCCGCCGGGACACCGAGGGGGTTCTGGTCCGGCCTCGAGTTCATGCGACTCTCGTTTATGTCCCGAGGCGACAGAGgaaccctcctcccccccagaggaaccctcctccctcccagaggaaccctcctctcccccagaggaaccctcccccctcccagaggaaccctcctccccccccacagtCGTGCCGGAGCAGCTCCTCGGTGAGGCCGACAGCTcggctctctttcctcctccggAGAACCCAGCCGAGCCCGTGGACTGGCAGCAGACCGCGTCCTGCTTCAAGGACAtgactctggaggaggaggacgaggacgtgTGCACGGACACGGACGATGTCACTGAAGAG ATCCGGGCGCGGCTCAAAGAGCCGGCGGCCGTCTCCATCCGGCTCGTTCACAACGACTTCTCCGCTTACGAGAGCGCGCACGCCGGCCTGGAGGAGCTCTGCCACGTGGTCGAGATCTACGACTTCCCGCCTTGTTTCAAGACGGAGGACCTGGTGGACGCGTTCACCGACTACAG CGATGGAGGGATGAAGATCGAGTGGGTTGACGACACACACGCCCTGGGGGTGTTCTCCACGGGGGCGGCAG CGGTCCAGGCGCTCGCCATCTGCCATCCGATGCTGAAGGCGAGAGCGTTGCATGAAGCGAGTAAGAAGTCCAAAGGAAGAGCCAACAGGCGAGCAG AGTTCATCCAGCCCGTGAAGGAGCGTCCGCGGACCGACTCCGCTGTGGCCAGGCGGATGGTGACCCGAGCCCTGGGGATGCAGGGACGAGGCCGCAGGGGCCAGCACTACTGA
- the r3hcc1 gene encoding R3H and coiled-coil domain-containing protein 1 isoform X2 has product MTMVMVMMMMMMMVVTWGEVSNPCTCPQGDPYLSVATLAFPSFDGVYLPKQESVFLHDVKEELELYLQQGSRRSVLLFPPLPARLRYLIHSTAADRPELSTFSVGDGWCRRLVVCHAELRAVEEDVAEGEPPRRTREEAGGGAKSRSRSSLSSRGRKRPDKPLYTPRAARDRLSVQSSPDPPGHRGGSGPASSSCDSRLCPEATEEPSSPPEEPSSLPEEPSSPPEEPSPLPEEPSSPPTVVPEQLLGEADSSALFPPPENPAEPVDWQQTASCFKDMTLEEEDEDVCTDTDDVTEEIRARLKEPAAVSIRLVHNDFSAYESAHAGLEELCHVVEIYDFPPCFKTEDLVDAFTDYSDGGMKIEWVDDTHALGVFSTGAAAVQALAICHPMLKARALHEASKKSKGRANRRAGDVLNSSSSP; this is encoded by the exons ATgacgatggtgatggtgatgatgatgatgatgatgatggtggtcacGTGGGGGGAGGTCAGTAACCCGTGCACTTGTCCGCAGGGGGACCCGTACCTCTCTGTGGCCACCCTGGCGTTCCCGTCTTTCGATGGCGTTTACCTCCCGAAGCAGGAGAGCGTGTTCCTGCATGACGTcaaggaggagctggagctctACCTGCAGCAGGGCAGCCGCCGCAG CGTGCTCCTGTTCCCCCCTCTGCCGGCCAGACTGCGGTACCTGATCCACTCCACCGCGGCGGACCGGCCGGAGCTCTCCACCTTCTCCGTGGGGGACGGCTGGTGCCGCCGGCTGGTGGTCTGCCACGCAGAGCTACG GGCTGTGGAAGAGGACGTCGCTGAGGGGGAACCGCCCCGAAGAACCAGGGAGGAGGCGGGCGGCGGCGCcaagtccaggtccaggtcttcTCTCTCGTCTCGAGGCCGGAAGAGGCCGGACAAACCGCTCTACACGCCGCGCGCCGCTCGGGACCGACTCTCCGTCCAGAGCTCTCCGGACCCGCCGGGACACCGAGGGGGTTCTGGTCCGGCCTCGAGTTCATGCGACTCTCGTTTATGTCCCGAGGCGACAGAGgaaccctcctcccccccagaggaaccctcctccctcccagaggaaccctcctctcccccagaggaaccctcccccctcccagaggaaccctcctccccccccacagtCGTGCCGGAGCAGCTCCTCGGTGAGGCCGACAGCTcggctctctttcctcctccggAGAACCCAGCCGAGCCCGTGGACTGGCAGCAGACCGCGTCCTGCTTCAAGGACAtgactctggaggaggaggacgaggacgtgTGCACGGACACGGACGATGTCACTGAAGAG ATCCGGGCGCGGCTCAAAGAGCCGGCGGCCGTCTCCATCCGGCTCGTTCACAACGACTTCTCCGCTTACGAGAGCGCGCACGCCGGCCTGGAGGAGCTCTGCCACGTGGTCGAGATCTACGACTTCCCGCCTTGTTTCAAGACGGAGGACCTGGTGGACGCGTTCACCGACTACAG CGATGGAGGGATGAAGATCGAGTGGGTTGACGACACACACGCCCTGGGGGTGTTCTCCACGGGGGCGGCAG CGGTCCAGGCGCTCGCCATCTGCCATCCGATGCTGAAGGCGAGAGCGTTGCATGAAGCGAGTAAGAAGTCCAAAGGAAGAGCCAACAGGCGAGCAGGTGATGTGCTGAAC AGTTCATCCAGCCCGTGA
- the LOC130208322 gene encoding 60S acidic ribosomal protein P0-like, with protein MSVQKPEVSIDRWSASVNTHAQQIATLNRPPWLRPAVSRTSGDVQQQLVGDSPECCLVGPDHVGSTQTIRLSLRGKAVVLMGKHTMMRKAIRGHLENNASLEKLLPRIKGNVGFVFTKEDLAEVRDLLLNNKVPASARAGAIAPCDVTVPLWVSPQRSQREPLRGGV; from the exons ATGTCGGTCCAAA AACCGGAAGTCTCAATAGATCGGTGGAGCGCGAGTGTAAATACGCATGCGCAGCAGATAGCGACATTAAACCGTCCACCATGGCTGAG ACCCGCAGTGTCCAGGACCTCCGGGGatgtgcagcagcagcttgtGGGCGACTCTCCAGAATGCTGCCTCGTGGGCCCGGACCACGTGGGCTCCACGCAGACCATCCGCCTGTCTCTGCGGGGCAAGGCCGTGGTGCTGATGGGTAAACACACCATGATGCGAAAAGCCATCCGGGGCCACCTGGAGAACAACGCGTCCCTGGAGAA GCTTCTGCCTCGCATTAAAGGAAATGTGGGCTTTGTCTTCACCAAGGAGGATCTGGCTGAGGTCCGGGACTTGCTGCTTAACAACAAG GTGCCTGCGTCGGCCCGTGCTGGAGCCATCGCCCCATGTGATGTGACCGTGCCGCTCTGGGTATCACCACAAAGATCTCAAAGGGAACCCTTGAGAGGAGGAGTCTGA